The Candidatus Tumulicola sp. genomic sequence AGCTCTCGCGCGTGGCCGACTTGGCGGCCGCGCTGGGGGAACACGTCGTCGACCTCGAGCGCCGCATACAGGCGCTCGAATCCGGCACCAAGACGCCGAAGGCGATCGCGGCGAGCGATCTGCGCCGCATCACCAAGGCGTTGATGAGGTTGTCGCTCGAGTTGAGGAAGAACAGCTGATGGGCCTATTCATCACCCGGTCGATCGACGCGCTCACCAAAGAGACCGAGGAAATACAAGGCCCGACGCTGCGCCGGGCGCTGGGGCCGTGGGCGCTCATCGCGTTCGGACTGGGCAGCATGGTGGGCGGCGGCATCTTCGCGACCATCGGTCTCGGCGTGCACACCTACGCCGGCCCGTCCGTCGTGCTCTCCTTCATCCTGGCGGGGCTGGCGTGTGTGTTCGCGGCTCTCGCATACGCCGAGATCGCGTCGATGGTACCCGTGGCCGGAAGCGCGTATACGTATACCTACGCGACACTGGGCGAATTCGTGGCTTGGATCGTGGGCTGGAACCTGATCCTGGAATACGCGCTTTCGGCGGCACCCGACGCGAACATCCTTTCGGGCAACTTGCAGCAGTGGCTCGCCGGATTCAACGTGCACCTGCCGCTATGGGCCACCGCCTTCTTTTCGCCTGAACAGCACACGTACTTCGACGTCTTCGCTTTTCTCTCGTGCGTGCTCGTCGGCGTGCTCGTGGCGGCCGGCATCCGCGAGTCGGCCCACACCAACTCCGGACTCGTCGTCATAAAAATGGGGGTGCTCGTCCTCTTCGTGCTGGCGGCCATTCCATTTTTCCACTCGGCCAATCTGCACCCGTTCGTAACGCACGGCTGGGGCACCCAAGGTGTCATCGGGGCCGCCTTCATCGTGTTCTTCGCCTTTATCGGCTTTGACGCGACCACCACTACGGCAGAGGAAGCGAAAAACCCGCAGCGCGACATACCGATCGCGATTCTTGGGGCGTTGGGCATCGGAGCGCTCTTCTACGTGGCGGTTGCGATCGCGCTCACCGGCATGGTGCCGGCCACGCAAGTGAGCGAAAACACCCCGCTCTCGAGCGCATTTCAGACGGTTGGGCTCGGCCGTTACGCATGGATCATGAACTGGGGGGCGGGTTTTGGCGCGGTGTCCATCATCCTCACCGCCTTCGTCGGTCAGGCGCGGATCTTCTACGTCATGGCGCGCGACGGTCTTCTGCCCAAG encodes the following:
- a CDS encoding amino acid permease, with the translated sequence MGLFITRSIDALTKETEEIQGPTLRRALGPWALIAFGLGSMVGGGIFATIGLGVHTYAGPSVVLSFILAGLACVFAALAYAEIASMVPVAGSAYTYTYATLGEFVAWIVGWNLILEYALSAAPDANILSGNLQQWLAGFNVHLPLWATAFFSPEQHTYFDVFAFLSCVLVGVLVAAGIRESAHTNSGLVVIKMGVLVLFVLAAIPFFHSANLHPFVTHGWGTQGVIGAAFIVFFAFIGFDATTTTAEEAKNPQRDIPIAILGALGIGALFYVAVAIALTGMVPATQVSENTPLSSAFQTVGLGRYAWIMNWGAGFGAVSIILTAFVGQARIFYVMARDGLLPKGVARIHPVFRTPARMTIIMSVVVGVLAAMFDLNTLLDFVNIGTLAAFICVSIGVIILRYTQPDRPRRFRSPFVPVFPAIGVILSLVLVFYGTNWIVWTRFGVWMLIGLAVYALYGYRNSVERRAQQTRG